A single genomic interval of Polaribacter vadi harbors:
- a CDS encoding ABC transporter ATPase → MFTDYNKLPDNSRVWIYQSNREFTHKEIDFISTRAEMFINSWTRHGDDLKGSFTIKYNQFLVLAVDESFNNVSGCSIDSSVRFVQEIEKELGIDLMNKMNITFKDNEHVNLVTLADFQKFAKEQKITSETIVFNNLVTTKEDFENNWEVPAEQSWHKRFFV, encoded by the coding sequence ATGTTTACAGATTATAACAAATTACCTGATAATTCCCGAGTTTGGATTTATCAATCTAATAGAGAATTTACACATAAAGAAATAGATTTTATTTCTACGAGAGCAGAAATGTTTATCAATTCTTGGACAAGGCATGGAGATGATTTAAAAGGCTCGTTTACTATAAAATACAATCAATTTTTAGTGTTGGCAGTAGATGAGAGTTTTAACAATGTTTCTGGTTGTTCTATAGATAGTTCTGTTCGTTTTGTACAAGAAATTGAAAAGGAGTTAGGAATCGATTTAATGAATAAAATGAACATTACTTTTAAAGATAATGAGCATGTTAATCTGGTAACTTTAGCCGATTTTCAAAAGTTTGCAAAAGAGCAGAAAATAACGTCAGAAACTATTGTTTTTAATAATTTGGTAACAACCAAAGAAGATTTTGAGAACAATTGGGAAGTTCCTGCAGAGCAAAGTTGGCACAAACGTTTTTTTGTATAA